The nucleotide sequence TAAAAAGTTGGAGAAATGAGCCGATCTAACTGTTTTCGTGTCAATATTGGATGGTGAACACATCGTTAACGTCCATGTTTTTCTCAATACTTTCTTACCATAAGTAGTGTTACAGTTCTTTGTTTCTTTTCCATTTTCCACTTTTGTCTGGCactatttacaaaatcatatttttctaGTAGGGTTGACTGTCCACCCTGATATGTATTtcgggaaatgttattatacacatgctattgactctttatatgttttggtttacgatatttcgtaaaaatacttttatggcATTCATTAGTGTcgtattttcattcaaagcttgttTTACGTTTTCCCTATATCCATACGAGTTAGACTCGGCTTGTGACTAAGTACCTTGACCTTGggcaatacatatatatacaaagtcgaaccccgttggctggaactcccagggaccggcgaaaatacctcgagcctcgggaaattcgagccaagcgtaAATGCTTACATTAAGTagaaaaaaatcggtcctttacctacagttcaagccaacgatgagttcgagccaatgggtttcgactataaacactatttttaaaataactggtATTAATGTGGAAGACcaacccagtaaatttaaaattggaaaaatacgtcATCACTGCGAAAGCTACATATCTATATACGTGTATATAGTGTCGTAAGCGATGGGATATCtgcagtaagtaagattcaatgcgttgtattcaaaaatcaatattaagattttgacattttgaaattcTCCTCTTCTTGCAAATGTATTATATAGTGTCTTTATAAATATCTGATCTCtgatttttatacatttgattaTCTGTTAAGTATCCCTACCAATGCATTACATTTATCCAACACGAGCGGCGCAACAAAAACGATGCACGGCGAACGCCaacaactgtgtttgtatttctAAAAACGGGCATAACTCAAGAAAAATCAATACTTGTAGGCCTTATGGCTGTCgagagttttatttgaatatcttgagcGATGTTCAGTAACGGCACAAAGGTTACGAATACGCAACGACGCAGATGCCGTCCGCATCAGCACTACGACATTACAACCGCCGTACAGTGAGGAATCGGCTTATAGAGCGGGGGATACGCTGCACGAGACCTATCGTGACATGATTCTCACGTGGCGTCACCGTCAAGTTTGTCGTCAGGTGACGGTCGACAATCGTGCTCGTCGATGGCGTTTCGTGACATTTAGTGATGTATCACGACTTCATATCACCAATGCTGACAAGGGACTGCGTTTATACAGGCGGCGTCATGAACGCAACGAACGTTACTGCATATTACAATATATCCGTTTGGGTGgcggcaatcaatttaaattaaatttcaccTTACAACATTATGATTAATTTGCGACTTTCTGCATAATTTGATTTCCACAGGAttgttgtttcatattttattcatttgtggtTTGGTTATTAAATACAGCCTTAATTAAACCACTGTAGCGTTTTTATTTACATCCGTTTAGTAGTAAGGATTTGCGAAAGTGCGATGAGgccaaatattaattgttcacGGAAGATCATGCAAGAGCTTACTTTTCCTCCTAGACTGCGAATAATCCCACTCAATATATTAAGTTAActtcatcataatcatcatcatcatcatcatcatcatcatcgccgtCGTTACCACGGCTACCACCATCATTATCGACATCGTCTCAAGCTataccaccaccatcatcatcatcttcatcatcgaCGTCGGCGTCGTGGTTGAAGTCattattttcttgcatatcGGACGtatgtttccggtcatgtgaccggtaatggaaaaactcatcttacaccccccatgtaagatgagtcacgcgcaacaacgcgcaacctcttatttcttttaatgtatggtttatgaaaagtatattatgcaatttcaataaagcggaatcataaatataagaatacaatacttttaattaaaattgaaaatacatactcgtaaaagcgcgatttttaaaggaactatttgacgtcgatagtgatttaaaattactgcgctttatgacgtcagtacacaacgtagcacgcgctttttggtgaaatgtacaaaagtgcgttttgtacgtcaattttcaacaaattcataattttaggtatgcaagaaaaaatatcaatcatgttttttccggtccggatcgaaaaatccgaccctcggacacgctgcgtgaccggtaactcggcaagcctcgttaccggcttacacgcgtgccctcgggtcggatttttctatccttaccggaaacacatgatagatacttataatcttacttATACTCATCATTCTAACACATTTTCATACTATCGTATtaaccaccacaaccaccaccatcatcatcatcatcatcgccgtCGTTACCACGgctaccaccatcatcatcatcgacgtcGTCGACATCGTCTCaaccacaaccatcatcatcatcatcatcatcatcatcatcatcatcgacatCGTCTCAACCccaaccaccaccacaaccatcagaatcatcatcataatcatcatcatcatcgacgtcGGCGTCGTGGTTgtagtcatcatcatcatacttaTACTCATCATTCTAACACATTTTCATACTCATCGTATTAACCaacacaaccaccatcatcgtcatcatcatcatagcCGTCGTTACCACGGCTaccgccatcatcatcatcatcgacgtcgtcgtcatcgtctcaaccacaaccatcatcatcatcatcatcatcatcatcgacatCGTCTcaaccacaaccaccacaaccatcagaatcatcatcatcatcaccatcatcataatcatctcatcatcatcatcatcatcgacgtcGTGGTTgtagtcatcatcatcatacttaTACTCATAATTCTAACACATTTTCATCCTCATCGTAttaaccaccaccatcatcatcatcatcgtcgtcgttaCCACCACCGccatcaccacaatcatcatcatcattctaACACATCCTCACCCTCattgtattaaatacaaatcaaataatactttcaacgtttaatcatatattcttcaattataatcaaattgtgcgatatgttaaataataggcaattatatattatttaggTAACTAAATCTACTCAATGTTTGGTTATTTCTTTTGTAGTATTTGTTGATacataatatcattttgtagaTTTCATAATAATGTGAAATTTATGTAATcgataataaacataaaaagtcaACGTGTTATTGGTATACTCCTCTAATACAGAATATAAAATACAGCTGAGCAAGGATGccattgtaaataaagaaaaaactaaatatttccaATTAATTCATAATCCATAAGCGAAGTAAATACctaacatttatcaaatgatatcGATTTAAACTAGGAAATGAGTTACTTTATTAAGAGATTCTTATAAAAAATGTCGATCAAGTTAAACCGACTATTGCACGTGTTGATTACGGACTGttgtgttataattaaaaaagaaagttttcatCCCCATCAGATATATTTAATAACGTCTGCCACAACGACATTGCTGTGTCCAGTTAAATCTattttaggcctaaaaaaaatacatttggttcgggtcacccgaccctacctacggaataggcgccgaccctaccgtttttatagtcagtttgaaaaaaaaaaaaaaataaaaaaaaaaaaaaaaaaatgttttttcttgtttttgcttttcaatatgtagtttaaaaccttaattgcttatatagaagataactttaacaacattctccaatgatgaaaatgacattcttatataaagccaaataaaaaagataaataaaaaaataaaaagcctacctaccctacctatttttgaaaaggatgtaaccctaaccaaacaattttttaaggACTCAGGATGCATGCAAATACacaacataaatcaaattaattaaatacacatAGAAAGTGGTTGATAATAATTAGTTCCGGGAAAAGTgacatatatttctataaatagaatgacACTTCCCactgtttttcatcaaatatgaaTTCCCATAATCGATGCTAACATTTAActtattgttcacattttggtGAATTTGAAATTATGAATCCCTATAATCGTATCGTCAAACTCGAGAACCTCGAATGACGGCGAACTGTTCATATGTTCTCGGATGTCTTTCATCTCACTGTCAGGTTTCACCCTGCAGGTCCGCATGTTGCATGTAATGGTGTGTGGTATGTTCTTCATCGTCTCTATCAGACTCCGCACCGCCCCCGCTGTCATTGTCACAAACCATAGTGTAATATCGGTGATGGAGGCTGGAGGGAGGAGGTGGAGCTCACCTAGATCTGTAACCCATATGTCAAGGCGTTGTAACTGAGGGAGACTTGGTAGTGTATCCACAAGTAACTGGACATTCTTAACGCTCTCTAACTTAACACGTTGTAGTTTACTCCACCTTTGATCGTGtttaaataatctaaatatgtacatttcaacattcGATGATACACTCTGTAAGtaacatgttgtaatatgtgTTGGATCAACCTGCACACGTGTTGTATTGTCTCCCTCTATACGCAGATATTTCAGCCTGTGACACTGGGACAGGTCATACTCCCCATCACGGTTCCACAGTGTCACTGCTTTGAGGGAGTCGGAGGAGGATGTGATCACCTCCTGCAGCTCTTCCCCATTAATTTGATCATTGTATTCCTGGATGACTAGTGACTGAATACGTTCCTTGTTTATCATCATCAGCTTTTTTAACACTACGATATCCTccaatatataaatacagaagTGTGCGAGATAGAGCGGTATGTCACCATAGTTGTTCGCCCTGGCTTCACGGTGTCCGGAGAAAATCAGGTCCTGAAGTAGTCTAGCCTCTCCACTGTAGATTGATGGTTGGTATGGTGGTATAGAACTATTGATCCATGAAGACATTTGTACACCGAGCTCGGGCTTCATtccacatatgaaaataaatgtctgagAAACATCTCTCAAGATATTTTCCTTATTATCTTGTTCGTACTTGTTTGATAGCTGACTGAAGTcgttttcattcaaacataaatgaagAGCCGCTAAAAACtcttgaagtgttttatgaaagaatgAAAAGTGAGATGATCTCTTGATCAATGAGTTGGATTTCTTCTCTGTGAGTAAGCCTGACTTCAATGCAAATTCAACCTGCTCCCTGCTTAATAAAGCGTTGACTGTTTTGTTGCTGAAGACAACAGACGAATCTCTGCACTCTGAAAACAAAGTTGTGTATGCTAACTTTGCCAGCGCAAGGTAAACCGTGGGATTTTGCACGAAGCATTCGTGTTCCTTTAATACAGATGGCAGTTCAATTTCCGGAATGTTATTCCCGCTTTGCATACATTTTAGTCTACATGATAGCATGTTTATCACGCCAGCATAAATGTCACACTTTGAATCGGTTAACGATTTGCCCTCGAACCACAGGCACACGAGCTGGGTGATGCTGATAGGTGCTGACAATAATCCTTCAAGATCCTTCTCTGACACCATTTCCATGAAAGCCTCTGTTGTCCGTTCATCCATATTTCCCTCATTAagaatgttgatgatattttccaCGAGTTGCTCTGTGTCTGCTGCTCCttctatttcaagatatttgtcGATCTTTGAATCCTGCACTCTAAACTGTGACATTCGCCAGGGACGCGTTGTCGTGAGGAGTGTGGCCTTGTTGGCCGAATTTCGGAAAGGGATGACTTTTTCCTCAGTTTTGCAGGTACAGTTTACGTTTTCCGGATGGGTCCATTCGTCGAGGCCGTCAGCTatgattaaacatgtttcacTTTCCAGCACCGTCTGTAATAGCCGGTAACCATCATCGGCATCCTTCTCGTGGTAGATTTTACGTATAAGTTGATCCTTGATCATTTGTGCTAGATCACACGTTTTACCTGAATCTCGTAGGGTGACATggaacaaaaatgcaaactcttTGAAGAATTCTGGGTCGGCAAAGCTTGTTTTAATACCGACGTTTTCCTCCGCTGGTAAATACTGGTGAGTCCAATCCAGGGCACACATTACGGAGAATGTAGATTTGCCATTGCCCGGTTCTccaacaaggaaaacatttctgagcaactgaatttcttttataaaaacatctgaaaattttgcaattttttgaCCGCTTTCTTTGTTGTCAATTTTGCCGATTTTTCGATGGTCTTTCTCCACAATTTTCGGTGCCACGTAGAATTTCCTGAGTTTGGCGTTCTTTTCTCCGAGAATGGGAGATATCGGCATGTCGGCCAACGTGGTTCGGTAATGGTTTGCCAAACGTAGTCGTAATCCTGAAGTAAATGTAAagatatatcattaaaaacataaaaataagaacaTATACGTTTGCATTATCACAAAACACTTGGTGAGAAAACAGGAATTAGTTTTGTGACAAGACGCTCGgtacaaaagataaaaataagcAATATCACAAGACCCTTGATGCAGACGATAAGTAATATCAACAGACGCTTGTTAAGAAGATTAGAAGCAGAATTATCAAATGACGTCTGTTGCAAAAAATAAGTAGCAGCCTTTAACAAGAGGCCCGGGACCAAAGATAAGAAGCAGCATTTTAACAAGATGCTTGTTACAGAAGATAAGTAGCAGCCTTTACCAAGACATTTGGTCCAGAAGATAAGTAAAAGCATTATTACAAGACGCTTGGTACATAAGATAAGAGGCAGAATTATTACAAGACGCTTGTTACAGAAGATAAGaagcagcattatcacaagacgcttgttgcAGATGATAAGAAGTATaattatcacaagacgcttgttaCAGACAATAAAAAGCAGCATTGTCACAAGACGCTCAGTTCATCAGATAAGAAGtagcattatcacaagacgcttaGTACAGAAGATAAGTAGCAGCaatatcacaagacgcttgttgcAGAATATACGTAGCAGCATTATCATAAGACGATTAGAAGCaacattataagtatatatcacaagtttccggtacggatagaaaagtCCGACCCGGGGGCACGCGCGTAAACTGGTAACGAGACTTGCCGAGTCACCGGCCACGCAACGTGCCCGAGGGTCGAATTTTCCTAttcggaccggaaaaacatgattgatatttttttcttgcacatctaaaattatcaaattgtgGTAAAATTGATATAGAAAACGCACTTATGTACATTTTACGAACCAGCGCGTGCGACAtcgtttactgacgtcataaaccgcaattattttagtttagtttaaacatatttattttacaacgattgtgaaacaagttattacaacattatattaatcactctcgttggcacgatattacgcgagagtgtggtcttgtgttttggaggaaaccggagaacccggaggaaacccacttgtccggcttggtgaccacaaaccaaactcacattcgcccaagccgggaatcgaacccgggtcgcttaggtgagaagcgagtgcgctaaccggacaacttattattttaaataactattgatgtcaaatagttACTCTGAAAATTgcgttttttataattatttatttccaattttaatcaaaagtcttgcatacttatatatttgattgcgccatactgaaatggttaaatatacttttcataaaccaaacaataaaagaaataaaaagtgacacGTGgatgcgcgtgactcatctaaCATAGGAGGTGTAAGacggggttttccagcactggtgacataaccggaaacacacgtccggtatgcaaaaatatcataagacgCTTGGTACAGGTGATAAGAAGCAGAaatatcacaagacgcttggtaAGAAGAAAGGCAGCAATAGTGTTATGGTTGTATAAGTTAAAAGTTGTATGCGTtcttataagtatctatcatgtgtttccggtacggatagaaaaatccgatcCGAGAGCaggcgcgtaagccggtaacgaggctttccgagttaccggtcacgcagcgtgcacgagggtcggatttttcgatccggaccggaaaaacatgattgatgttttttcttgcatacctaaaattatgaattagatggaaaattgacgtagaaaacgtaCTTTAGTACATTTCagcaaaaagcgcgtgcgacgtcgTGTACTGACTTCATAAAGCGCAgtcattttaaatcactatcgacgtcaaagagttcctttaaaaatcgcgATTTTAcgattatttcttttcaattttaattaaaagtattgtatacttatatctatgattccgctttattgaaattgcatactatacttttcataaaccatacaataaaagaaataaaaaatggcgcgttgttgcgcgtgactcatcttacatgggggtgtaagatgagtttttccagcaccggtcacatgaccggaaacacacgtccggatAGAAAAAAAACCCGACTCGatggcacctgcgttgccaggttaCGAAGCTTGCCGGATTACCGGCTGCGCAGCGAGCCCGAgagtcggatttttcgatctgGAACCGAGAAACTGACACATATGATAGacatttttctagcataccttgaattacaatattttgtgaaaagcgcatgtttgtacattttaccaaaaagggcgtgcgatgatgtttactcaCGGCATGACGCGCAGTAAGTTTTATTCACGGCACACGTCAAGAAGTTTCTgagtatcacgtcttttaagggttactttttgttttgaaggtatattttagtaaagtttatgtttatcGCACTattctattgaaatctcataattatagTTACAttaagtgtataataaaagaaatagaaagtattacgtcacagcgcgtgactcatctggcatgacaggggtgccagatggaattttctTGCacaccggacgtgtgtttccggtcatgtgaccagtggtGGAAAAAAAAACGTCTTACACACCCCATGTAAGaggagtcacgcgcaacaacgcgccacttcttatttcttttcttgtatggaatatgaaaagtaaattatgccatttcaaaaaagcgcaattaaatatataagtattcgCGCGCTTTGGTGAAATGCacaaaagtgaaaaaaaaaaatcatgtgtttccggtccggatcgaaaattccgaccctcgggcacgctgcgtgtcCGATAACTCggaaagcctcgttaccggcttacgcgcgtgccctcgggtcggattttctatccgtaccggaaacacatgatacttatattccagcacggctgacgtcaccggaaatgcctatccggtgtgctagaaatgcAGAGTTTCAACACTATCTTATCTTTCTTAACGAAAGTTATAACGAAAGTTagtgggcggaaaccatttttctttcttagaaacagtgacctacACCCTACTACTCATCACAGCCCCAAGCTAGCTCATTACATAAGCCACCATACACACAGTTTCATCCATATCCATTTACGTCAATTTGATCAAAAGCGTCTCTTACCTTCCTTCAATATCTCCCCTTCGTTCTCAGCACTGATCTTGAAATCGTCTGTTTGCAGCTGTCAACAAAACAGATCAAGACATTAAGCATCCAATAATTCAaaggctattttacaaaataatattaactataaacttatattataaagacaaatttgaacagaaaacagttttactaCATCAGAAAGTGTATGTACGTTGTCATAAAGGTGAcatgtgtaaataaaactattttttaccTCGGGATCTCAACTAAATTACTCGTTCCCACGACTTGCATGTTGTTGCCACGACTTAATAATTTCGAGGCCACCACTTCGTACGTTTAAGACGTGGGAGGGTTCAGACCAGTTGACGATTTGTGTCATGGGTCTGTCAAGTATCGTGACCCATCGGTACGCAACCTTGGTTTGGCCTCGCTTCTAataaggtcaaatagggactcCCACCTCCACTTAAGTCCGTTGGTCTGATTAgatgcaaggtcaaatagggtcCCCGACCATCACTTAATTCCGGTGATCTACTAGtaattaggtacatggtcaattAGGGATTCCCACCTATACTAAAGTCATGTGATCTAATTagatacatggtcaaatagggaccccacctaaacttaagtccggtgatctaattacgTGCAAGGTCAAATACGGACCCCACCTAcatacactaaagtccggtgatctaatcaggtgcaaggtcaaatacggacccccacctacactaaagtccggtgatctaatcaggtgcaaggtcaattacggacccccacctacactaaagtccggtgatctaatcaggtgcaaagtcaattacggacccccacctacactaaagtccggtgatctaatcaggtgcaaagtcaattacggacccccacctacactaaagtcccgtgatctaatcaggtgcaaagtcaattacggacccccacctacactaaagtccggtgatctaatcaggtgcaaagtcaattacggacccccacctacactaaagtccggtgatctaatcaggtgcaaagttaattacggacccccacctacactaaagtccggtgatctaatcaggtgcaaagtTAATTACGGACCCcaacctacactaaagtccggtgatctaatcaggtgcaaagtcaattacggacccccacctacactaaatccggtgatctaatcaggtgcaaagtcaattacggacccccacctacaTAAAAGTCCcgtgatctaatcaggtgcaaaTTTAATTACGGAcgcccacctacactaaagtccggtgatctaatcaggtgcaaagtcaattacggacccccacctacacttaagtccggtgatctaatcaggtgcaaagtcaattacggacccccacctacactaaagtcccgTGATTTAATCAGGTGCAAAGTCAATtacggacccccacctacactaaagtcccgtgatctaatcaggtgcaaagtcaattacggaccccaacctacactaaagtcagttgatc is from Mya arenaria isolate MELC-2E11 chromosome 9, ASM2691426v1 and encodes:
- the LOC128203554 gene encoding uncharacterized protein LOC128203554, whose protein sequence is MASYRELLKKKEAQNWVKAAFALNITKDGLQDFLEDVLTCVHQDIYSAVRTSKGLPSGAACAHCFTENVLMCPTRGICTSTRNCRFHNCPQKLYAPCPNGICEGVRDEIIKHHRFSGPSWKNTNADKWSTTSWEIGKCFLPPDGYKTVSSIKDSDFNGMISVMINCEDFKTKLSFNVATQQNLLTEVRDIGRRVRHSHDQRVKDTELVDFLFKLRILLEDKTELANRPEAQHAVEQLKKLQTDDFKISAENEGEILKEGLRLRLANHYRTTLADMPISPILGEKNAKLRKFYVAPKIVEKDHRKIGKIDNKESGQKIAKFSDVFIKEIQLLRNVFLVGEPGNGKSTFSVMCALDWTHQYLPAEENVGIKTSFADPEFFKEFAFLFHVTLRDSGKTCDLAQMIKDQLIRKIYHEKDADDGYRLLQTVLESETCLIIADGLDEWTHPENVNCTCKTEEKVIPFRNSANKATLLTTTRPWRMSQFRVQDSKIDKYLEIEGAADTEQLVENIINILNEGNMDERTTEAFMEMVSEKDLEGLLSAPISITQLVCLWFEGKSLTDSKCDIYAGVINMLSCRLKCMQSGNNIPEIELPSVLKEHECFVQNPTVYLALAKLAYTTLFSECRDSSVVFSNKTVNALLSREQVEFALKSGLLTEKKSNSLIKRSSHFSFFHKTLQEFLAALHLCLNENDFSQLSNKYEQDNKENILRDVSQTFIFICGMKPELGVQMSSWINSSIPPYQPSIYSGEARLLQDLIFSGHREARANNYGDIPLYLAHFCIYILEDIVVLKKLMMINKERIQSLVIQEYNDQINGEELQEVITSSSDSLKAVTLWNRDGEYDLSQCHRLKYLRIEGDNTTRVQVDPTHITTCYLQSVSSNVEMYIFRLFKHDQRWSKLQRVKLESVKNVQLLVDTLPSLPQLQRLDIWVTDLGELHLLPPASITDITLWFVTMTAGAVRSLIETMKNIPHTITCNMRTCRVKPDSEMKDIREHMNSSPSFEVLEFDDTIIGIHNFKFTKM